A genome region from Manis javanica isolate MJ-LG chromosome 3, MJ_LKY, whole genome shotgun sequence includes the following:
- the LOC108407902 gene encoding xin actin-binding repeat-containing protein 2-like: MERNEQESSKTHKIDVGTETVSHLEKHTEEINQASQIHQYVQETVIDTPEDEDIPKISVKILKEQFEKFAQEKTLYSDKETAPAKQINKIGSDYEETLKPSSIVGTSSTSCTPISWRKETSTRRSSNHRATSSTLVQDNTIPSGGTEEFLPPPPGSLQTPIDVTAFSQSPEFPSPLRMPPVSKELCSKQRNLYELNHLYKHIHPELRKNLEKDCISQVSEIVSSQVNPSSSVSADVQQARYVFENTNVSCPKGLNSEREHLEWNEILKGEVQSMRCIFENQPLDAINNGSPEEGNISKGIADQEIIAGGDVKYTTWMFETQPIDMLGDHSSGTEENAEKIPELARGDVRTARRMFETKPLDSMNKMHPSQEEPGVSSIKDIIGGDVKTVRHMFKTLHLDQLGQFNTVDEVHLLQLRSELQEIKGNVKESIKCFETQPFYVIRDGLGQILEIKTVHREDVEKGDVRTAHWMLETQPLDTINKDITETKVIREISMEEKVKGGVSRAKWLFETQPLDKIKESEEDMIEKETIMATDISRKCWMFETQPLDILKDVPNTDPVRSEEIIGGDVQTTNHLFETLPIEALKDSPDVGKLQEITTSEEEKGDGRHQKWIFETQPLEEIREDKKEYIWTVKLEEVDRGDVRNYTNIFESNNLIQFDASHKIEVEGATRGAVALNKALFETTPLHAIQDHLGKCHQVKTVQQEEILRGDHVRSCRWLFETRPIDQFDESIRNFQIIRGISAQDIQTGNVKSAKWLFETQPLDSIKYFSNTEEVESKIEQATDIIKGDVKPCRWLFETQPMESLYEKVSLMTDSEEIPKGDVKACTWLFETWPLDTIKDDSEETVKSQAVKQEEIHGADVCSACFLFETENLDSTQGEEGKEIKAAEVDIQAGDVSSMRCKFENQSLDSIRSSEEVLKKITSPATLCRQIKIETRRRDSPPTITIPKLLLPDKEICILCQKTVYPEECLIADMQIFHESCFRCHNCDSKLSLGNYASLHGQIYCKPHFEQLFKSKGNYDEGFGHKQHKVRWNCKIQSSSVDCIPNEAPNMCKNGIENTPTLRDLNKHLDAENSKGQRDDLRKVRERRKLKIISSPSRELPEKTFPLEEELKMSKPKWPPEMTAPASAEFKDELKEHNNTLENKGQEQDTSLLETYLQPIHMCQKEDVTGIQETEVIKQSKMRRKGVRMCQII, encoded by the exons atggaaagaaatgaacaagaatcttccaaaacacacaaaaTTGATGTTGGAACAGAAACG gTCTCTCATCTTGAAAAGCACACTGAGGAAATAAACCAAGCTTCTCAGATCCATCAATATGTTCAAGAAACAG TCATTGATACACCTGAGGATGAAGACATTCCGAAGATTTCAGTTAAGATTTTAAAAGAGCAATTTGAAAAGTTTGCTCAGGAAAAGACCCTTTATTCTGACAAAGAGACAGCCCCAGCCAAGCAGATTAATAAG ATTGGAAGTGACTATGAAGAGACTCTTAAGCCATCATCCATTGTGGGTACCTCTTCAACTTCTTGTACTCCAATCAGCTGGAGGAAGGAAACATCAACCAGAAGATCTAGTAACCACAGGGCCACCTCCTCAACACTGGTGCAAGATAATACCATTCCTTCAGGAGGGACAGAAgaatttcttcctcccccacccgGCAGCCTTCAAACTCCAATAGATGTGACGGCATTTTCCCAGTCCCCTGAATTCCCCAGCCCTCTTAGAATGCCACCAGTCTCCAAAGAATTATGTTCTAAACAAAGAAATTTGTATGAGCTAAACCATTTATATAAACACATCCATCCGGAGTTAAGGAAGAACTTAGAAAAAGATTGTATCAGTCAGGTTTCTGAGATTGTTTCCAGTCAAGTGAATCCCAGCAGCTCAGTTTCTGCAGATGTTCAGCAAGCCCGGTAtgtttttgaaaacacaaatgtCAGTTGTCCAAAAGGCCTGAACTCAGAAAGAGAACATTTGGAGTGGAATGAGATTCTGAAGGGGGAGGTGCAGTCCATGAGgtgtatttttgaaaatcagcCATTAGATGCCATCAACAATGGCTCTCCAGAGGAAGGTAACATCTCCAAGGGCATTGCTGATCAAGAAATCATTGCTGGTGGTGATGTGAAATATACCACATGGATGTTTGAAACACAACCCATAGATATGCTGGGGGATCATTCTTCTGGCACTGAAGAAAATGCTGAGAAAATTCCTGAGCTAGCCAGAGGAGATGTTCGCACAGCCAGAAGGATGTTTGAAACAAAGCCATTAGATTCAATGAATAAAATGCATCCAAGTCAAGAAGAACCAGGGGTATCTTCCATAAAGGATATAATTGGCGGGGATGTCAAGACTGTGAGACACATGTTTAAAACTCTACATCTGGATCAACTTGGACAGTTTAATACAGTGGATGAGGTTCACTTACTGCAGCTCAGGTCTGAGCTCCAAGAAATTAAGGGAAATGTTAAGGAAAgcataaaatgttttgaaactcAACCATTCTATGTTATTAGAGATGGTTTAGGTCAAatactagaaattaaaactgTTCACAGAGAAGATGTTGAAAAGGGGGATGTGAGAACAGCACACTGGATGCTTGAAACACAGCCCTTGGACACAATCAATAAGGATATCACAGAAACTAAAGTCATCCGAGAAATATCCATGGAAGAAAAGGTCAAAGGTGGGGTGAGCAGGGCAAAGTGGTTGTTTGAAACTCAGCCTTTGGACAAAATCAAAGAGTCAGAAGAGGACATGATTGAGAAGGAAACAATTATGGCTACAGATATCTCCAGAAAGTGTTGGATGTTTGAAACACAGCCGTTAGATATTCTAAAGGATGTTCCCAACACAGATCCTGTAAGATCTGAAGAGATAATAGGGGGTGATGTACAAACTACCAATCATCTATTTGAAACACTTCCAATAGAAGCTTTAAAAGATAGTCCTGATGTAGGAAAACTTCAAGAAATTACCACctctgaagaagaaaagggggatgGTAGGCACCAAAAGTGGATTTTCGAAACCCAACctctggaagagattagagaaGATAAAAAAGAGTACATATGGACAGTGAAACTTGAAGAGGTTGACAGAGGAGATGTCAGGAATTACACAAATATCTTTGAGTCAAACAATTTAATTCAATTTGATGCATCACATAAGATAGAGGTGGAAGGAGCCACAAGAGGTGCTGTAGCATTAAATAAAGCACTCTTTGAAACAACACCATTACATGCTATTCAAGATCACCTTGGAAAGTGTCATCAGGTAAAGACCGTCCAGCAAGAAGAAATCCTAAGAGGTGATCATGTAAGAAGCTGCAGGTGGCTTTTTGAAACAAGGCCCATTGACCAGTTTGATGAAAGCATTCGTAACTTTCAAATAATCAGAGGAATATCTGCTCAGGACATACAGACTGGAAATGTGAAATCTGCTAAGTGGCTGTTTGAAACCCAACCTCTTgattcaattaaatattttagtaatacGGAAGAAGTAGAAAGTAAAATTGAACAAGCTACAGATATCATTAAAGGGGATGTCAAACCCTGTAGATGGCTTTTTGAAACCCAGCCAATGGAGTCTCTTTATGAAAAAGTCTCATTAATGACAGACAGTGAAGAAATTCCTAAGGGAGACGTCAAAGCCTGTACTTGGCTCTTCGAAACTTGGCCCCTTGATACCATAAAAGATGACTCTGAAGAAACAGTCAAATCACAAGCTGTAAAACAGGAGGAGATCCATGGTGCGGATGTTTGTTCAGCGTGTTTTCTTTTTGAGACAGAAAATCTGGACAGCACACaaggagaagaaggaaaggaaatcaagGCTGCGGAAGTAGATATCCAAGCTGGGGATGTCTCTAGCATGCGGTGTAAATTTGAAAATCAGTCCTTAGACTCTATCAGGTCCTCAGAGGAAGTGTTGAAAAAGATCACATCTCCTGCAACACTTTGTCGCCAAATTAAGATAGAAACTCGTCGTAGGGACTCTCCACCTACAATCACAATACCG aaactgCTGCTCCCAGACAAGGAAATATGTATACTTTGTCAAAAGACAGTTTATCCAGAGGAGTGCCTCATAGCCGACATGCAGATTTTCCATGAGTCCTGCTTCAGATGCCACAACTGTGACAGTAAACTGAG TTTGGGAAATTATGCATCACTTCATGGACAAATATATTGTAAACCACACTTTGAGCAACTTTTCAAATCTAAAGGAAATTATGATGAAGGTTTTGGACACAAACAGCATAAAGTCCGATGGAACTGCAAAATTCAGAGCAGCTCAGTGGACTGTATTCCTAATGAAGCACCAAATATGTGTAAAAACGGTATAGAAAACACCCCCACACTTAGGGATCTTAACAAACATTTAGATGCTGAGAACAGCAAAGGGCAAAGGGATGATCTGAGAAAAGTCAGGGAGAGGAGAAAACTAAAAATCATTTCGTCCCCATCCAGGGAGCTGCCTGAGAAAACCTTTCCTCTTGAGGAAGAACTCAAAATGAGCAAACCGAAATGGCCACCTGAAATGACAGCCCCTGCATCTGCTGAGTTTAAAGATGAACTAAAAGAACACAATAACACTCTGGAAAATAAAGGACAAGAGCAAGATACTTCTCTCCTTGAGACATATCTGCAGCCCATCCATATGTGTCAGAAAGAAGATGTTACAGGAATCCAAGAAACGGAAGTTATAAAGCAAAGCAAGATGAGAAGGAAGGGAGTAAGAATGTGCCAGATAATCTGA